In Gossypium arboreum isolate Shixiya-1 chromosome 5, ASM2569848v2, whole genome shotgun sequence, a single genomic region encodes these proteins:
- the LOC108452674 gene encoding inositol transporter 4-like gives MVEGGNISKPDKTEFTECWKTTWKTPYIMRLALSAGIGGLLFGYDTGVISGALLYIREDFEQVDRKTWLQELIVSMAVAGVIGGAAIGGWISDRFGRKRSNLLTDVLFSVGALVMAFAPAPVMIILGRILVGLGVGMTSMTAPLYIFEASPARIRGTLVSTNGLLITGGQFLSYLINLAFTKTSWTWRWMLGIAAVPALFQLILMLSLPKSPRWLYRQNKEEEARSILEKIFPANEVDDEMNALKLSVETEKADEHAIGDNLIQKLKSASSNVVVRRGLYAGITVQVAQQFSGINTVMYYSPKIVQFAGFASNETALALSLITSGLNAIGSIVSMVFVDRYGRRRLMLVSMVGIILCLVSLSIIFLEAASYALKVNQFDTNSIPNSTCRSYISTPKYSSWNCMYCLKAGCGFCSNTANEYSLGTCLELNTEQRDWCRGTWFKNGCPSEFGFLAVVFLGFYILSYSPGMGTVPWIVNSEIYPLRYRGIGGGLAAVSNWISNLIISLTFLSLTKALGSAGTFFLFGGVCVIGFSFIY, from the exons ATGGTGGAAGGTGGTAATATATCAAAACCAGACAAGACAGAGTTCACTGAGTGTTGGAAAACAACATGGAAAACTCCATACATTATGAGGCTTGCATTGTCAGCTGGTATTGGAGGCCTCTTATTTGGTTATGACACAG GAGTGATTTCGGGTGCGCTGCTTTATATCCGTGAGGACTTCGAACAAGTCGACCGAAAAACATGGTTACAG GAGCTCATAGTGAGTATGGCTGTAGCTGGTGTTATCGGTGGCGCAGCAATTGGAGGATGGATAAGCGACAGGTTTGGTCGGAAAAGATCAAATTTGCTTACCGATGTACTATTTTCTGTGGGCGCCTTAGTTATGGCATTTGCTCCAGCACCAGTAATGATTATTCTTGGAAGGATTTTAGTGGGTTTAGGGGTCGGAATGACTTCAATGACCGCACCTCTTTATATTTTCGAAGCTTCTCCTGCTCGTATTCGAGGCACATTGGTTAGTACTAACGGTTTGCTCATTACAGGAGGACAGTTTCTGTCTTACCTTATCAATCTGGCCTTCACTAAG ACAAGTTGGACCTGGCGTTGGATGCTCGGGATCGCAGCGGTTCCAGCACTCTTTCAATTGATCTTGATGCTGTCACTTCCCAAGTCCCCCAGATGGCTTTACAGACAA AACAAGGAGGAAGAGGCCAGATCCATCTTAGAGAAAATATTTCCAGCTAACGAAGTTGATGATGAGATGAATGCCTTGAAACTCTCCGTCGAAACGGAAAAAGCCGATGAGCATGCCATTGGTGACAACCTGATACAGAAGCTGAAGAGTGCTTCGAGCAATGTTGTAGTCCGAAGAGGACTCTATGCTGGTATAACGGTTCAAGTGGCTCAGCAGTTCTCAGGAATCAATACAGTTATGTATTACAGCCCAAAAATTGTTCAATTTGCAGGATTTGCTTCAAACGAGACAGCATTGGCACTTTCGTTGATCACCTCCGGTCTTAATGCCATTGGCTCAATCGTCAGTATGGTTTTCGTTGACAGATATGGTAGGAGAAGGTTGATGCTTGTTTCCATGGTTGGTATCATTCTTTGCCTCGTGTCGTTATCGATAATATTCCTCGAAGCCGCCAGTTATGCTCTGAAAGTCAACCAGTTTGACactaattccatacccaacagtACATGTCGTAGCTATATATCAACCCCGAAATATTCATCATGGAACTGCATGTATTGCTTGAAAGCCGGTTGCGGATTCTGCTCGAATACAGCAAACGAG TACTCGCTTGGAACATGCCTGGAACTCAACACGGAACAAAGAGACTGGTGCCGTGGGACATGGTTCAAAAACGGTTGTCCAAGCGAATTCGGGTTCCTGGCAGTTGTTTTCCTAGGATTTTACATCCTTTCTTACTCACCAGGAATGGGAACTGTTCCATGGATTGTAAACTCGGAGATATATCCATTGAGGTACAGAGGCATTGGTGGGGGTTTGGCGGCTGTTTCTAACTGGATATCCAATCTCATAATTAGTTTGACATTCTTAAGCCTCACCAAAGCTCTTGGTTCGGCTGGCACATTCTTCTTATTTGGTGGGGTTTGCGTGATTGGGTTTAGTTTCATTTATTAG